A window of the Cytophagaceae bacterium genome harbors these coding sequences:
- a CDS encoding patatin-like phospholipase family protein, translating to MKIGLTLSGGGSRGFAHLGVLKAIDDLGIKPSYISGSSAGALVGALYCSGISPVEIGKIIKNNGITGSLKLAFNRFGLFSIERVQKIMLEHIPVNNFESLKIPLIVCTTDIKKGEATYFDSGELIKPVLASCAIPGIFSPVMIDGVAHIDGGVVNNLPVEPIEHKVDFKIGVNVMPEEKNMPVGSGKEILMKCLMLTIGKQTIQKYDKFDILIEPEKINRFDGLSLKKSEEMFDLGYNSAMKALKVSQLVGFQTLEITNN from the coding sequence ATGAAAATCGGATTAACACTTTCGGGCGGTGGTTCAAGAGGTTTTGCCCACTTAGGAGTACTAAAAGCAATAGATGATTTAGGAATCAAACCATCCTATATTTCGGGTTCAAGTGCAGGAGCATTGGTTGGAGCATTATACTGCTCGGGAATAAGTCCTGTCGAAATAGGAAAAATCATCAAAAATAATGGAATTACCGGAAGTTTAAAATTAGCTTTTAATCGTTTTGGCTTATTTTCAATTGAAAGGGTTCAAAAAATAATGTTGGAGCATATTCCTGTTAATAATTTTGAATCACTAAAAATACCTTTGATTGTGTGCACAACAGACATAAAAAAAGGAGAAGCGACTTATTTTGACTCCGGTGAACTCATAAAACCTGTCTTGGCATCCTGTGCAATTCCTGGTATTTTTTCTCCTGTAATGATCGATGGTGTTGCTCATATAGATGGGGGAGTGGTCAATAATTTACCGGTGGAGCCAATTGAGCATAAAGTGGATTTCAAAATAGGTGTCAATGTAATGCCTGAGGAAAAAAATATGCCGGTAGGATCCGGAAAAGAAATTCTAATGAAATGTCTCATGTTGACAATTGGCAAGCAAACCATTCAGAAATACGATAAATTTGATATTTTGATTGAGCCCGAAAAAATCAACAGATTTGATGGGCTGAGTCTAAAAAAATCTGAGGAAATGTTTGATCTGGGCTACAACTCAGCAATGAAAGCCCTTAAAGTTTCACAACTCGTTGGATTTCAAACATTAGAGATTACAAATAACTAA
- a CDS encoding tetratricopeptide repeat protein translates to MKINFLFLLIFLTSCSQFSKSPTSKAWHNINAKYNALLIAREDYSEAGFLIRSKQKENFDQILPIFPKIDSSKLDSAKFYLIDAIKKSSIIAERHSNSRYLDEAYLLLGKSRLMKQEYFNAIETFKYVNTKARTESKKTEALIWLMRAYIENQDLNSANQVSEIIKTRKLNNRSKADFLIMKAYYHQNLNQNQAALILLEESLKFLGKSENKARYNFICGQLNESLGNGLAARKYYRNVLKSKPDYEMAFNAQLGLLTSESLANNTNILFEDMLEDRKNQDNKGLIFQKMAQTEARKKNFKQAIEFYNKSIANSGENATQKANAYQALADIYLDSFQDYEKAGIYYDSTIVTLPKNESNFDKLSQKAINLNEFIRYKKAYDLEDSLQMLSALPNDVLEAKLYKIVESRKNSEKQSEEAKLVKTDNPKTLSTSNIKDRWVLYDPIESVKSKNDFVRNWGNRPLEDNWRRAEKTMGSFSLKIEKTTIETGQPAENQKQIETTQVEVEDLEKKAIEQEVKEMMRKVPRSNVQILASKRKQEEALFQIGKIYSLKFNDNQKAKEYYQKLLNDHPRSMYEPEVLYFMTLDQPDPSNNIYSAKLLADHPYSSFTRQLKKGGQKFSKDRESEVSAFYSDNFKLFENGQYENVLKNLDEGLNKYLGSQIEDKMAMLRLLTLQKLGLKDQYLISLNDFLRSYPSSELQFKVKDFLDAIK, encoded by the coding sequence GTGAAAATAAATTTCCTGTTTCTTTTAATTTTCCTAACCTCTTGCTCTCAATTCAGCAAAAGTCCAACCAGTAAAGCCTGGCATAATATCAATGCCAAGTACAATGCTTTATTGATAGCCCGTGAGGACTATTCAGAGGCAGGATTTCTGATTAGAAGTAAGCAAAAGGAAAATTTTGATCAGATATTGCCAATTTTCCCAAAAATTGATTCATCCAAACTAGATTCTGCTAAATTTTATTTGATTGATGCAATAAAAAAATCTTCGATAATTGCAGAAAGACATTCAAACTCCAGATATCTGGATGAGGCATATTTGCTTCTTGGTAAATCCAGATTAATGAAGCAGGAATATTTTAATGCCATTGAAACCTTTAAATACGTTAATACCAAAGCAAGAACTGAAAGTAAGAAAACTGAGGCACTGATCTGGTTAATGAGGGCTTACATTGAAAATCAGGATTTAAATTCTGCAAATCAAGTTTCCGAAATCATAAAAACCAGAAAACTTAATAATCGTTCTAAAGCTGATTTTTTAATAATGAAAGCTTATTATCACCAAAATTTAAACCAGAACCAGGCAGCTTTAATATTGCTGGAAGAAAGTTTGAAGTTTCTGGGTAAATCAGAGAATAAAGCCAGATATAATTTTATTTGCGGTCAATTAAATGAGTCTCTTGGCAATGGACTTGCAGCAAGAAAATACTACAGAAATGTATTAAAATCAAAACCTGACTATGAAATGGCATTTAATGCCCAGTTGGGTTTATTGACTTCCGAATCTTTGGCAAATAATACCAATATTTTGTTTGAAGATATGCTTGAAGATAGGAAAAATCAAGATAATAAAGGACTGATTTTTCAAAAAATGGCCCAAACCGAAGCGAGAAAGAAAAATTTTAAACAAGCGATTGAATTTTACAATAAATCAATTGCTAATTCGGGTGAAAATGCAACTCAAAAAGCTAATGCTTACCAAGCTCTCGCCGATATTTATCTGGATAGTTTTCAGGATTATGAAAAAGCAGGAATTTATTATGATTCTACAATAGTAACATTGCCTAAAAACGAATCAAATTTTGATAAATTGAGCCAAAAAGCTATAAATTTAAATGAATTTATCAGATACAAGAAAGCCTATGATTTGGAAGACAGCCTGCAGATGCTTTCCGCTTTACCAAATGATGTACTGGAAGCAAAACTTTATAAAATAGTTGAATCCAGAAAAAATTCTGAAAAGCAATCAGAAGAAGCTAAACTGGTAAAAACTGACAATCCCAAAACTTTAAGTACATCAAATATCAAAGACCGCTGGGTGCTGTATGACCCTATCGAAAGTGTAAAGTCAAAAAATGATTTTGTACGGAATTGGGGAAACCGTCCCCTGGAAGACAACTGGCGAAGAGCTGAAAAAACAATGGGTTCTTTCAGTTTAAAAATTGAAAAAACCACCATTGAAACCGGCCAACCTGCTGAAAATCAAAAACAAATTGAAACAACTCAGGTAGAAGTTGAAGACCTTGAAAAAAAGGCAATAGAGCAAGAAGTCAAAGAAATGATGAGGAAAGTTCCCCGAAGCAATGTCCAAATCCTTGCTTCAAAAAGAAAACAAGAAGAAGCTCTTTTTCAGATTGGAAAAATTTATTCACTGAAATTTAATGATAATCAAAAAGCCAAAGAATATTATCAAAAGCTTCTTAACGACCATCCTAGGTCGATGTATGAACCTGAGGTTTTGTACTTTATGACATTAGATCAGCCCGATCCTTCTAATAATATTTATTCGGCTAAACTACTTGCTGATCATCCCTATTCGTCTTTTACCCGGCAATTAAAAAAAGGTGGCCAAAAGTTCTCTAAAGACCGGGAGTCAGAAGTGTCAGCATTTTATTCTGATAACTTTAAATTATTTGAAAACGGACAATACGAAAATGTATTAAAAAACCTGGACGAAGGTTTAAATAAATATCTTGGAAGTCAAATTGAAGATAAAATGGCCATGCTCAGACTTTTAACTTTGCAAAAACTGGGTTTAAAAGACCAATATTTGATTTCATTAAATGACTTTTTAAGAAGTTATCCTTCATCGGAGCTTCAATTTAAGGTCAAAGATTTTCTCGATGCCATAAAATAA
- a CDS encoding response regulator transcription factor has translation MSETKRILIIEDDVRIAQNISKGLVEKGYETEVAYDGKIGLKLGLHNDFDLILLDLNLPSLNGYEVCEEIRRKKPVIPIIMLTALGETEDKIEGFEKGADDYLVKPFDFRELLARINVFIKRNARSIEPDNNNVLKIANLELDPESKIVTRDGIEIELTPKEFLLLEYLMRNKGKVVSKTDLADNIWEQNSQQSLNVIEVYINFLRKKIDKEFIPKLIHTKTGMGYILKEEV, from the coding sequence ATGAGTGAAACCAAAAGAATATTAATCATAGAAGATGATGTCAGGATTGCTCAGAATATAAGCAAAGGACTGGTCGAAAAAGGATATGAAACGGAAGTGGCATACGATGGTAAAATTGGTCTCAAATTAGGTCTTCACAATGATTTCGACCTCATTCTCTTAGATCTTAACCTCCCAAGTCTCAACGGTTACGAAGTATGCGAGGAAATCAGACGTAAAAAACCAGTAATTCCTATCATAATGCTTACAGCCTTAGGAGAAACCGAAGATAAAATTGAAGGTTTCGAAAAAGGAGCAGATGATTACCTTGTTAAGCCATTTGATTTCAGAGAGTTACTTGCCAGAATCAACGTTTTTATCAAACGAAATGCACGTTCAATTGAACCCGATAATAATAATGTTCTGAAAATAGCGAACCTTGAACTTGATCCGGAGTCAAAAATCGTTACCCGAGATGGTATCGAAATAGAATTGACACCAAAAGAGTTTTTATTATTGGAATATTTGATGCGTAACAAGGGCAAAGTAGTGTCCAAAACCGACCTCGCTGATAATATTTGGGAACAAAACTCCCAGCAAAGTCTCAATGTTATTGAAGTTTATATTAATTTCCTAAGAAAAAAAATCGACAAAGAATTTATCCCTAAGTTGATACACACCAAAACCGGTATGGGATATATTCTGAAAGAAGAGGTGTAG
- the rpsO gene encoding 30S ribosomal protein S15 produces the protein MYLTPEKKEEIFASKGQQRKATDTGSAESQIALFTYRIAHLTEHLKTHKHDFSTRSGLLKLVGKRRRLLDHLQKVEIGRYRAIIAELKIRK, from the coding sequence ATGTATTTAACTCCGGAAAAGAAAGAGGAGATCTTTGCATCAAAAGGTCAACAAAGAAAAGCAACTGATACCGGCTCAGCCGAATCTCAGATTGCCCTTTTTACTTACAGAATTGCTCATTTAACTGAGCATTTAAAAACTCACAAACATGATTTCTCTACCCGTTCAGGGCTATTGAAGTTAGTTGGTAAGCGTCGTAGATTGTTGGATCACTTGCAAAAAGTGGAAATCGGTCGTTACAGAGCTATCATCGCTGAGCTTAAAATTCGTAAATAA
- a CDS encoding LptF/LptG family permease: MRKIDKLFIKSFIGPFALTTAIVVFIFLMRFLMMYFNEFIGKDLGIDVFSKLFFFFSMITVPTALPLATLLATLMCFGNLGEHTELTAMKSAGIPLSRLILPTFILSLIVSIVSYFYNDRVNPWANLKGYSLLYDIKTTKMTLNIQEGIFYKEIPGYRIKVQKKFPDGKTLKNIIVYNHSSNLGNKNITIADSGKMYTMYNGNYLIFELFNGYNYTESQNSFNNYDETQFTKTRFKKNKVVFSLESFGIKRTNEDQFKYHEYMKNVSELTAKIDSSKIDIKKTIKQQTDQIKSQNTYLFKKTLPSDSAKKVIIKPGPWIKKELQKLESGNRKEESDEYALSQVRNLKNQLETDLAIISNKSKEMYRADVERWHKFTMAFSCLVFFIVGASLGSIIKKGGFGMPVLLSISIFIFYYVLMQLGDKYAKEGIIPVVVGVWIPDFVLSLIGIILLRKASNDARLFENDNYNQYFEKIKKIISKISFDKKNQTEVSS, encoded by the coding sequence ATGAGAAAAATCGATAAGCTTTTTATAAAATCATTTATTGGTCCATTCGCCTTAACTACTGCCATTGTAGTTTTTATTTTTCTCATGAGATTCCTGATGATGTATTTCAATGAATTCATTGGAAAAGATTTAGGAATCGACGTATTTTCCAAGCTTTTCTTCTTTTTCTCAATGATTACTGTACCAACTGCTTTGCCTTTGGCAACTTTGTTGGCCACTTTAATGTGTTTCGGAAATTTGGGAGAACATACAGAACTAACGGCAATGAAATCAGCAGGAATTCCGCTATCAAGGTTGATTTTGCCAACGTTTATTTTAAGTTTAATCGTTAGTATTGTTTCTTATTTTTACAATGATCGTGTAAATCCTTGGGCCAATCTTAAAGGTTATTCTTTACTTTATGATATTAAAACCACCAAAATGACTTTAAATATTCAGGAAGGTATTTTTTATAAAGAAATTCCGGGTTACAGAATTAAGGTTCAGAAAAAATTTCCGGATGGAAAAACTCTGAAAAACATTATTGTTTACAACCATTCAAGCAACTTAGGAAACAAAAACATTACCATTGCCGACTCCGGCAAAATGTACACAATGTATAATGGGAACTATCTGATTTTTGAGCTTTTTAATGGTTACAACTATACTGAAAGTCAAAATTCATTCAATAACTACGATGAGACTCAATTTACAAAAACCCGGTTTAAAAAAAACAAGGTGGTTTTTTCTTTGGAAAGTTTTGGAATAAAACGTACCAATGAGGATCAATTTAAGTATCATGAATATATGAAGAATGTAAGTGAACTTACCGCAAAAATTGATTCTTCAAAAATTGACATAAAAAAAACAATAAAGCAGCAAACTGATCAAATCAAAAGTCAGAATACTTATTTATTCAAAAAAACTCTTCCTTCAGACTCTGCGAAAAAAGTAATCATTAAGCCCGGACCGTGGATAAAAAAGGAATTGCAAAAACTTGAAAGTGGTAACAGAAAAGAAGAATCTGATGAATATGCCTTATCTCAGGTAAGAAATCTAAAAAATCAGCTGGAAACAGATTTGGCAATAATAAGTAATAAAAGTAAAGAAATGTACCGGGCTGATGTGGAACGATGGCACAAATTCACTATGGCTTTTTCATGTTTGGTATTTTTTATAGTAGGTGCATCTCTGGGATCGATTATCAAAAAAGGTGGATTTGGAATGCCGGTATTACTTTCTATCAGCATATTTATATTTTATTATGTGCTGATGCAGTTAGGCGATAAATATGCAAAAGAAGGCATTATTCCTGTAGTAGTAGGGGTATGGATTCCAGATTTTGTACTGAGTTTAATTGGTATCATTTTATTAAGGAAAGCGTCCAATGATGCCAGACTTTTTGAAAATGATAATTACAACCAATACTTTGAAAAAATCAAAAAAATAATCTCTAAAATATCATTTGATAAAAAAAACCAAACAGAAGTATCTTCATAA
- a CDS encoding sodium:solute symporter, translating into MNLIDWAILFITLFVIIVFGIYKNRKDKNIESYLLGNQSLPWYHVGFSVMATQASAVTFLSAPGQGYVDGMRFVQFYLGLPLAMIVLSVTFIPIFHRLKVYTAYEYLETRFDSKVRIFTAILFLFSRSLSTGISIYAPSIILSTIFGWDIVYTNIFMGGIVLIYTVVGGTKAISYTHLQQMFLITLVLFFVGYLVVKMLPSDIGMIDAIKIAGKTQKMKVLDLEFNPNERYNLWSGLIGGFFLQLSYFGTDQSQVGRYLTGKSIKESRLGLIMNGFLKIPMQFGILLIGVLVYVFYLFNNTPTVFNQIEATKLETGKYSEQFNSIKDQHQKVVTEKKIFSEKLNLSLKNKSESQIKENSSQLNLILEKEKNLNKKASDLIKKNNPEGDANDINYIFLRFVIDYLPHGLIGLMIALIFSASMGSIASAYSSLSATTLVDVINKSRFKPKTPELELQYTKGFTIFWAVFSIIVASFAQKLGSSMIELVNILGSWFYGIILGIFLAAFYVKQIKSQALLYSAILSQILVILIWKYELVAFLWLNPIGVILVLSIGLIFQKILSKKNE; encoded by the coding sequence ATGAACTTAATTGATTGGGCTATCTTATTTATTACCTTATTTGTAATAATCGTATTTGGAATCTATAAAAACCGAAAAGACAAAAATATTGAATCCTATCTTCTTGGAAATCAATCTTTACCCTGGTATCATGTTGGATTTTCGGTGATGGCGACCCAGGCAAGTGCTGTCACTTTCTTGTCTGCTCCGGGGCAAGGTTATGTAGATGGTATGCGTTTCGTACAGTTTTATTTAGGTTTACCTTTGGCTATGATCGTTTTGAGCGTCACTTTTATTCCGATTTTTCACCGACTTAAAGTATATACAGCCTATGAATACCTCGAAACCAGATTTGATTCTAAAGTAAGAATTTTTACAGCCATTCTTTTTTTATTCTCAAGAAGCTTATCTACAGGAATTTCAATATATGCACCATCAATTATTTTGTCAACAATATTTGGTTGGGACATCGTTTATACCAATATTTTCATGGGTGGCATTGTGCTCATTTATACTGTAGTTGGAGGCACCAAAGCTATTTCTTATACCCATCTCCAACAAATGTTTCTAATAACCCTGGTTTTGTTTTTTGTAGGATATCTGGTGGTTAAAATGTTACCATCGGATATAGGAATGATTGATGCCATAAAAATTGCAGGGAAAACACAGAAAATGAAAGTTCTGGACCTTGAATTTAACCCGAATGAGAGATACAATCTTTGGTCTGGCTTGATTGGAGGCTTTTTTTTACAGCTTTCTTATTTTGGAACTGACCAGTCTCAGGTGGGCAGGTATCTGACTGGCAAATCAATCAAAGAAAGTCGTTTAGGCCTGATAATGAATGGATTTTTAAAAATCCCAATGCAGTTTGGAATATTACTTATCGGGGTTTTAGTTTACGTATTTTATCTTTTCAATAATACCCCAACGGTTTTTAATCAGATAGAAGCTACGAAATTAGAAACAGGAAAATATTCAGAACAATTTAACAGTATAAAAGACCAACATCAAAAAGTGGTTACTGAAAAGAAAATATTCTCAGAAAAACTCAATTTATCATTAAAAAATAAATCAGAAAGTCAGATAAAAGAAAATTCAAGTCAACTAAATCTGATTTTGGAAAAAGAGAAAAATCTGAATAAAAAAGCAAGTGATCTGATAAAAAAGAATAATCCGGAAGGCGACGCCAATGATATCAACTATATATTTCTTCGCTTTGTAATTGACTATTTACCGCATGGATTGATAGGATTGATGATTGCCTTAATATTTTCAGCCTCAATGGGATCAATTGCCTCGGCCTATAGTTCCCTTTCTGCTACAACTTTGGTTGACGTAATCAATAAAAGCCGATTTAAACCCAAAACTCCGGAGTTGGAACTCCAATACACAAAAGGCTTTACTATTTTTTGGGCTGTTTTTAGTATTATCGTTGCTTCATTCGCTCAAAAACTTGGAAGTTCAATGATAGAACTCGTAAACATACTGGGTTCCTGGTTTTACGGGATTATTTTGGGAATATTCCTGGCAGCTTTTTATGTAAAACAGATTAAATCGCAAGCATTGCTTTACAGTGCTATTTTATCCCAAATATTAGTAATTTTAATCTGGAAGTACGAACTTGTAGCGTTTTTATGGCTTAACCCAATTGGAGTAATACTGGTTTTGTCAATAGGATTGATCTTTCAGAAAATATTGTCAAAAAAAAATGAGTGA
- a CDS encoding ATPase, translating to MSKYKFSQEFPFKTSPKVLFNYISTAGGLQQWFAEKVVMDSNHMFHFYWDSEEHVAELSSTRLNKSTRFDFIGENEGCFLEFKLITSEIDNSVFLKVTDCSEIEDQDELESMWKSLIHDLKEIVGG from the coding sequence ATGTCAAAATATAAATTTTCACAAGAATTTCCCTTTAAAACATCACCTAAAGTGTTGTTTAACTATATCAGTACTGCAGGTGGTTTACAGCAATGGTTTGCAGAAAAGGTAGTTATGGATAGCAATCATATGTTTCATTTTTATTGGGATTCTGAAGAGCATGTAGCTGAACTATCCTCAACCCGACTTAACAAATCAACTCGTTTTGATTTTATTGGTGAAAATGAAGGCTGCTTTTTGGAGTTTAAATTAATAACTTCTGAAATTGACAATTCTGTATTTTTAAAAGTAACTGATTGCTCGGAAATTGAAGATCAGGACGAACTCGAGTCAATGTGGAAGAGCCTTATTCATGACCTTAAAGAAATAGTAGGAGGGTAA
- the pnp gene encoding polyribonucleotide nucleotidyltransferase gives MFNIQSQTIQMPDGQTITLETGKLARQADGAVVLKSGNLVMLATICANKEHKEGTDFLPLSVDYQEKFASAGKIPGSFQRREGKLSDNEVLISRLIDRALRPIFPEDFHAEVQVMVTLHSADENIMPDSLAALAASAAIMVSDIPFNGPISEVRVAKIAGQYVVNPKLSLIDKADLDLMVAGTAESIIMVEGEGNEVSEAEMVEALKVAHEAIKLQVAGQKELESKVGKTVKREYNHETHDEDLKKKMYDELFDKVYAVCLKGSANKSERSEGFANILKEFIEAQPEELKSNPLHKVYFGDITYDASRKMVLDESVRLDGRKLTEIRPITCEVDYLPSAHGSALFTRGETQSLSTTTLGTKLDEQIVDLPMVKGYSRFFLHYNFPGFSTGEVRPNRGVGRREVGHGNLAQRTLKKVMPNDDENPYTIRIVSDILESNGSSSMATVCAGCLSLMDAGIKIKAPVSGIAMGLITDMESGKWAVLSDILGDEDHLGDMDFKVTGTAKGIVACQMDIKIGGLSFDIIEKALNQAKDGRMHILGKMTEVIAQPKDDLKSFAPRAHTIVIDREMIGAVIGPGGKVVQEIQRESGATVNIEEKDNKGYISIFATNGDSMAMARKRIEGIVKVPEVGEVYDSVVKSIQPFGAFCEILPGKEGLLHISEISWERLPSMDGILKEGDKIQVKLTEIDKKTGKYRLSRKVLLPRPPREEKPVQEQ, from the coding sequence ATGTTTAATATTCAATCGCAAACCATCCAAATGCCGGATGGACAAACAATCACCCTTGAAACAGGTAAACTGGCAAGACAAGCCGATGGAGCTGTAGTTTTAAAATCAGGCAATCTTGTAATGCTTGCTACTATTTGTGCCAACAAAGAACACAAAGAAGGTACTGACTTTCTTCCACTTTCAGTTGATTATCAGGAAAAATTCGCTTCTGCCGGAAAAATCCCGGGTAGTTTTCAAAGACGTGAAGGTAAACTTTCTGACAATGAGGTGCTAATCTCAAGATTAATCGACAGAGCCCTCAGACCAATATTTCCTGAAGATTTCCATGCTGAAGTACAGGTAATGGTAACATTGCATTCAGCTGATGAAAATATTATGCCTGATTCATTGGCAGCATTGGCAGCTTCTGCTGCTATTATGGTTTCTGACATTCCTTTCAACGGTCCCATTTCTGAAGTTAGAGTGGCGAAAATTGCCGGTCAATACGTTGTTAATCCAAAACTTAGTCTTATTGATAAAGCTGATCTTGACCTGATGGTTGCCGGAACAGCTGAAAGTATCATAATGGTTGAAGGTGAAGGAAATGAGGTTTCAGAAGCTGAGATGGTTGAAGCCCTTAAAGTAGCTCACGAAGCTATTAAATTGCAGGTTGCCGGACAAAAAGAATTAGAATCTAAAGTGGGCAAAACTGTAAAAAGAGAATACAACCACGAAACACACGATGAAGACCTTAAAAAGAAAATGTACGATGAACTTTTTGATAAAGTTTATGCCGTTTGTTTGAAAGGCAGTGCCAACAAGAGTGAAAGAAGTGAGGGTTTTGCAAATATTCTTAAAGAATTTATTGAAGCTCAACCTGAGGAACTAAAATCAAATCCTTTACATAAAGTATATTTTGGTGACATCACCTATGATGCATCAAGAAAGATGGTTTTAGATGAAAGTGTACGTTTGGATGGTAGAAAACTTACCGAAATTCGCCCGATTACCTGTGAAGTTGATTATTTGCCTTCTGCACACGGTTCAGCATTGTTTACAAGAGGAGAAACCCAATCACTTTCCACTACAACCCTGGGAACCAAATTAGACGAGCAAATTGTGGACCTTCCAATGGTAAAAGGTTATTCAAGATTTTTCCTTCACTATAATTTTCCTGGATTTTCGACTGGTGAAGTCAGACCTAACAGAGGAGTTGGACGCAGAGAAGTTGGTCACGGAAATCTTGCTCAGAGGACTTTGAAAAAAGTAATGCCAAATGATGATGAGAACCCTTACACTATTAGAATTGTAAGTGATATCCTTGAATCAAATGGTTCATCTTCTATGGCTACAGTATGTGCCGGTTGTTTATCGCTTATGGATGCTGGTATAAAAATCAAAGCTCCGGTTTCAGGTATTGCAATGGGTCTTATCACTGATATGGAATCCGGAAAATGGGCTGTTTTATCTGATATCCTTGGTGATGAAGATCATCTGGGTGATATGGACTTTAAAGTTACGGGTACTGCGAAAGGTATTGTAGCTTGTCAAATGGATATTAAAATTGGTGGACTTTCATTTGATATCATCGAAAAAGCTCTTAACCAGGCTAAAGATGGAAGAATGCATATCCTAGGCAAAATGACTGAGGTAATTGCTCAACCAAAAGATGATCTTAAATCATTTGCTCCAAGAGCTCATACGATTGTTATCGACAGAGAGATGATAGGTGCAGTAATTGGACCTGGCGGTAAAGTAGTTCAGGAAATTCAGAGAGAATCAGGTGCTACTGTAAATATCGAAGAGAAAGACAATAAAGGATATATTTCTATTTTTGCCACAAATGGCGACAGTATGGCAATGGCCAGAAAAAGAATCGAAGGAATTGTTAAAGTTCCTGAGGTTGGAGAAGTTTATGATTCTGTTGTAAAATCTATTCAACCATTCGGTGCTTTCTGTGAAATTCTACCTGGAAAAGAAGGTCTTCTTCACATTTCTGAAATCTCATGGGAACGACTTCCAAGTATGGACGGAATTTTGAAGGAAGGTGACAAAATTCAGGTTAAACTAACTGAAATTGATAAGAAAACCGGTAAATACAGACTTTCAAGAAAAGTGTTATTGCCAAGACCTCCAAGAGAAGAAAAGCCTGTACAAGAACAATAA